In Bubalus bubalis isolate 160015118507 breed Murrah chromosome 3, NDDB_SH_1, whole genome shotgun sequence, a genomic segment contains:
- the PSME3 gene encoding proteasome activator complex subunit 3 isoform X3: protein MNLPVPDPILLTNSHDGLDGPTYKKRRLDECEEAFQGTKVFVMPNGMLKSNQQLVDIIEKVKPEIRLLIEKCNTVKMWVQLLIPRIEDGNNFGVSIQEETVAELRTVESEAASYLDQISRYYITRAKLVSKIAKYPHVEDYRRTVTEIDEKEYISLRLIISELRNQYVTLHDMILKNIEKIKRPRSSNAETLY from the exons ATGAATCTCCCAGTCCCTGACCCCATTCTTCTCACCAACAGCCATGATGGATTGGATGGT CCTACTTACAAGAAGCGAAGATTGGATGAATGTGAAGAGGCCTTCCAGG GAACCAAGGTATTTGTGATGCCCAATGGGATGCTAAAAAGCAACCAGCAGCTGGTGGACATTATTGAGAAAGTGAAGCCTGAGATCCGGCTGCTGATTGAGAAATGCAACACG GTCAAAATGTGGGTACAACTCCTGATTCCTAGGATAGAAGATGGCAACAACTTTGGGGTGTCCATTCAG GAGGAGACAGTTGCAGAACTAAGAACTGTTGAGAGTGAAGCTGCATCTTATCTGGACCAGATTTCTAG aTATTATATTACAAGAGCCAAATTGGTTTCTAAAATAGCTAAATATCCCCATGTG GAAGACTATCGTCGCACCGTGACAGAGATTGACGAGAAAGAATATATCAGCCTTCGGCTCATCATATCAGAGCTAAGGAATCAATAT GTCACTCTACATGACATGATCCTGAAAAATATTGAGAAGATCAAACGGCCCCGGAGCAGCAATGCAGAGACACTGTACTGA
- the PSME3 gene encoding proteasome activator complex subunit 3 isoform X2 has product MASLLKVDQEVKLKVDSFRERITSEAEDLVANFFPKKLLELDSFLKEPILNIHDLTQIHSDMNLPVPDPILLTNSHDGLDGPTYKKRRLDECEEAFQGTKVFVMPNGMLKSNQQLVDIIEKVKPEIRLLIEKCNTVKMWVQLLIPRIEDGNNFGVSIQEETVAELRTVESEAASYLDQISRYYITRAKLVSKIAKYPHVEDYRRTVTEIDEKEYISLRLIISELRNQYVTLHDMILKNIEKIKRPRSSNAETLY; this is encoded by the exons ATGGCCTCGTTGCTGAAGGTGGATCAGGAAGTGAAGCTCAAG gTTGATTCTTTCAGGGAGCGGATCACAAGTGAG GCAGAAGACTTGGTGGCaaattttttcccaaagaagttGTTAGAACTTGATAGTTTTTTGAAG GAACCAATCCTAAACATCCATGACCTAACTCAGATCCACTCAGACATGAATCTCCCAGTCCCTGACCCCATTCTTCTCACCAACAGCCATGATGGATTGGATGGT CCTACTTACAAGAAGCGAAGATTGGATGAATGTGAAGAGGCCTTCCAGG GAACCAAGGTATTTGTGATGCCCAATGGGATGCTAAAAAGCAACCAGCAGCTGGTGGACATTATTGAGAAAGTGAAGCCTGAGATCCGGCTGCTGATTGAGAAATGCAACACG GTCAAAATGTGGGTACAACTCCTGATTCCTAGGATAGAAGATGGCAACAACTTTGGGGTGTCCATTCAG GAGGAGACAGTTGCAGAACTAAGAACTGTTGAGAGTGAAGCTGCATCTTATCTGGACCAGATTTCTAG aTATTATATTACAAGAGCCAAATTGGTTTCTAAAATAGCTAAATATCCCCATGTG GAAGACTATCGTCGCACCGTGACAGAGATTGACGAGAAAGAATATATCAGCCTTCGGCTCATCATATCAGAGCTAAGGAATCAATAT GTCACTCTACATGACATGATCCTGAAAAATATTGAGAAGATCAAACGGCCCCGGAGCAGCAATGCAGAGACACTGTACTGA
- the PSME3 gene encoding proteasome activator complex subunit 3 isoform X1: protein MEKWILKKIKYLQSGGLSASHYNYKVDSFRERITSEAEDLVANFFPKKLLELDSFLKEPILNIHDLTQIHSDMNLPVPDPILLTNSHDGLDGPTYKKRRLDECEEAFQGTKVFVMPNGMLKSNQQLVDIIEKVKPEIRLLIEKCNTVKMWVQLLIPRIEDGNNFGVSIQEETVAELRTVESEAASYLDQISRYYITRAKLVSKIAKYPHVEDYRRTVTEIDEKEYISLRLIISELRNQYVTLHDMILKNIEKIKRPRSSNAETLY from the exons ATGGAGAAATGgatcctcaaaaaaataaagtatttgcaGTCTGGGGGCCTCTCAGCTTCTCATTACAATTACAAG gTTGATTCTTTCAGGGAGCGGATCACAAGTGAG GCAGAAGACTTGGTGGCaaattttttcccaaagaagttGTTAGAACTTGATAGTTTTTTGAAG GAACCAATCCTAAACATCCATGACCTAACTCAGATCCACTCAGACATGAATCTCCCAGTCCCTGACCCCATTCTTCTCACCAACAGCCATGATGGATTGGATGGT CCTACTTACAAGAAGCGAAGATTGGATGAATGTGAAGAGGCCTTCCAGG GAACCAAGGTATTTGTGATGCCCAATGGGATGCTAAAAAGCAACCAGCAGCTGGTGGACATTATTGAGAAAGTGAAGCCTGAGATCCGGCTGCTGATTGAGAAATGCAACACG GTCAAAATGTGGGTACAACTCCTGATTCCTAGGATAGAAGATGGCAACAACTTTGGGGTGTCCATTCAG GAGGAGACAGTTGCAGAACTAAGAACTGTTGAGAGTGAAGCTGCATCTTATCTGGACCAGATTTCTAG aTATTATATTACAAGAGCCAAATTGGTTTCTAAAATAGCTAAATATCCCCATGTG GAAGACTATCGTCGCACCGTGACAGAGATTGACGAGAAAGAATATATCAGCCTTCGGCTCATCATATCAGAGCTAAGGAATCAATAT GTCACTCTACATGACATGATCCTGAAAAATATTGAGAAGATCAAACGGCCCCGGAGCAGCAATGCAGAGACACTGTACTGA
- the LOC102402572 gene encoding membrane primary amine oxidase, with amino-acid sequence MNQKTTLVLLALAVITIFALVCVLIAGRGGDGGEASQPHHCPSGTPSVQPWTHPGQSQLFADLSPEELMAVMSFLTQKLGPDLVDAAQARPSDNCVFSVELQLPPKAAALAHLDRGSPPPAREALAIVFFGGQPQPNVTELVVGPLPQPSYMRDVTVERHGGPLPYYRRPVLLREYLDIDQIIFDRELPQAAGVLHHCCSYKQGGGNLVTMTTAPRGLQSGDRATWFGLYYNISGAGYYLHPVGLELLVDHKALDPAQWTIQKVFFQGRYYESLAQLEEQFEAGQVNVVVIPNNGTGGSWSLKSQVPPGPTPPLQFHPQGTRFSVQGRRVTSSLWTFSFGLGAFSGPRIFDIRFQGERLAYEISLQEAMAIYGGNTPAAMFTRYMDGCFGMGKFATPLTRGVDCPYLATYVDWHFLLESQAPRTLHDAFCVFEQNKGLPLRRHHSDFISQYFGGVVETVLVFRSVSTLLNYDYVWDMVFHPNGAIEVKFHATGYISSAFFFGAAQKYGNQVRENTLGTVHTHSAHYKVDLDVGGLENWVWAEDMAFVPTTVPWSPEHQIQRLQVTRQQLETEEQAAFPLGGASPRYLYLASKQSNKWGHPRGYRIQTVSFAGRPLPQNSSMERAISWGRYQLAVTQRKETEPSSSSIFNQNDPWTPTVDFTDFINNETIAGKDLVAWVTAGFLHIPHAEDIPNTVTVGNGVGFFLRPYNFFDEDPSINSADSIHFHKHQDAGSCEVNSLACLPKAPACAPDLPAFSHGGFFTN; translated from the exons ATGAACCAGAAGACCACCCTGGTGCTCCTTGCTCTGGCTGTCATCACCATCTTTGCCTTGGTGTGTGTCTTAATAGCTGGCaggggaggagatgggggtgaAGCCAGCCAACCTCACCACTGCCCCTCCGGAACCCCCAGTGTCCAGCCCTGGACACACCCTGGCCAGAGCCAGCTGTTTGCAGACCTGAGCCCAGAAGAGCTGATGGCTGTGatgagcttcctgacccagaagcTGGGGCCAGACCTGGTGGATGCAGCCCAGGCCCGACCCTCAGACAACTGTGTCTTCTCAGTAGAGCTGCAGCTGCCCCCCAAGGCTGCAGCCCTGGCCCACCTGGACAGGGGGAGCCCCCCACCTGCCCGGGAGGCACTGGCCATCGTCTTCTTTGGCGGACAACCCCAGCCCAATGTGACTGAGCTGGTGGTGGGGCCGCTGCCCCAGCCCTCCTACATGCGGGATGTGACCGTGGAGCGTCATGGGGGCCCCCTGCCCTATTACCGACGCCCTGTGCTTCTCCGAGAGTACCTGGACATAGACCAGATAATCTTCGACAGAGAGCTGCCCCAGGCTGCTGGTGTCCTCCACCACTGCTGCTCCTACAAACAAGGAGGAGGGAACCTGGTGACCATGACCACAGCCCCCCGAGGTTTGCAATCAGGTGACCGGGCCACCTGGTTTGGCCTCTACTACAACATCTCAGGGGCTGGATACTATCTGCACCCTGTGGGGTTGGAGCTGCTGGTAGATCACAAGGCTCTGGACCCTGCCCAGTGGACCATCCAGAAGGTGTTCTTTCAAGGCCGCTACTATGAGAGTCTGGCCCAGCTGGAGGAGCAGTTTGAGGCTGGCCAGGTGAATGTGGTGGTGATCCCAAACAATGGCACAGGTGGGTCCTGGTCCCTGAAGTCCCAGGTGCCCCCGGGTCCAACTCCACCTCTGCAGTTCCATCCTCAGGGCACCCGCTTCAGTGTCCAGGGCAGGCGAGTGACCTCCTCATTGTGGACTTTCTCCTTTGGCCTCGGAGCTTTCAGTGGTCCTAGGATCTTTGACATTCGATTCCAAGGAGAACGACTGGCTTATGAGATCAGCCTGCAAGAGGCCATGGCTATTTATGGTGGGAATACCCCAGCAGCAATGTTCACTCGCTATATGGATGGCTGCTTTGGCATGGGCAAGTTCGCCACGCCCTTGACCCGAGGGGTGGACTGCCCCTATCTGGCCACCTATGTGGACTGGCACTTCCTTCTGGAGTCCCAAGCCCCCAGGACCCTACACGATGCCTTTTGTGTGTTTGAGCAGAACAAGGGCCTGCCCCTGAGGCGACACCACTCAGATTTTATTTCCCAGTATTTTGGGGGCGTTGTGGAGACAGTGCTGGTCTTCAGATCTGTGTCAACCTTGCTCAACTATGACTATGTGTGGGATATGGTCTTTCACCCCAATGGGGCCATAGAAGTCAAATTCCATGCCACGGGCTATATCAGCTCAGCGTTCTTCTTTGGTGCTGCCCAAAAATACGGAAACCAGGTTCGGGAGAACACACTGGGCACTGTCCACACCCACAGTGCCCACTACAAGGTGGATCTGGATGTGGGAG GACTGGAGAACTGGGTCTGGGCTGAGGACATGGCTTTTGTCCCCACAACGGTACCCTGGAGCCCTGAGCACCAGATACAGAGGCTGCAGGTGACCCGGCAGCAGCTGGAGACTGAGGAGCAGGCCGCCTTCCCCCTGGGAGGGGCCTCCCCTCGCTACCTGTACCTGGCCAGCAAGCAGAGCAACAAGTGGGGGCACCCTCGCGGCTATCGCATCCAGACGGTCAGCTTTGCTGGGAGGCCGCTGCCCCAGAACAGCTCCATGGAGAGAGCCATCagctgggggag GTACCAGCTGGCCGTGAcccagaggaaggagacagagcccAGCAGCTCCAGCATCTTCAATCAGAATGACCCCTGGACTCCCACCGTGGACTTTACTGACTTCATCAACAATGAGACCATTGCTGGAAAG GACTTGGTGGCCTGGGTGACAGCCGGTTTCCTGCACATTCCACATGCAGAGGACATTCCCAACACGGTGACAGTGGGGAACGGTGTGGGCTTCTTTCTGCGACCCTACAACTTCTTTGATGAGGACCCCTCCATCAATTCTGCTGACTCAATCCACTTCCACAAACACCAGGATGCTGGGTCCTGTGAGGTCAACTCCCTGGCTTGTCTGCCCAAGGCTCCTGCCTGTGCCCCTGATCTCCCTGCCTTCTCCCATGGGGGCTTCTTCACGAATTAG
- the BECN1 gene encoding beclin-1 isoform X4, which produces MEGSKTSSSTMQVSFVCQRCSQPLKLDTSFKILDRVTIQELTAPLLATAQLKPGETQEEEANSGEEPFIETRQDGVSRRFIPPARMMSTESANSFTLIGEASDGGTMENLSRRLKVTGDLFDIMSGQTDVDHPLCEECTDTLLDQLDTQLNVTENECQNYKRCLEILEQMNEDDSEQLGLELKELALEEERLIQELEDVEKNRKIVAENLEKVQAEAERLDQEEAQYQREYSEFKRQQLELDDELKSVENQMRYAQMQLDKLKKTNVFNATFHIWHSGQFGTINNFRLGRLPSVPVEWNEINAAWGQTVLLLHALANKMGLKFQRYRLVPYGNHSYLESLTDKSKDGCGERQN; this is translated from the exons ATGGAGGGGTCTAAGACATCCAGCAGCACCATGCAGGTGAGCTTCGTGTGTCAGCGCTGCAGCCAGCCTCTGAAACTGGACACGAGCTTCAAGATTCTGGACCGTGTCACCATCCAGGAGCTCACAG CTCCATTACTTGCCACAGCCCAGCTGAAACCAGGAGAGACCCAGGAGGAAGAGGCTAACTCAGGAGAG GAGCCATTTATTGAAACTCGCCAGGATGGTGTCTCTCGCAGATTCATCCCCCCAGCCAG GATGATGTCCACAGAAAGTGCCAACAGCTTCACTCTGATTGGGGAGGCATCCGATGGCGGCACCATGGAGAACCTCAGCCGAAGACTAAAG GTCACTGGGGACCTTTTTGACATCATGTCAGGCCAGACAGATGTGGATCACCCCCTGTGTGAGGAATGCACAGACACTCTCCTAGACCAGCTGGACACTCAGCTCAACGTCACTGAAAATGAATGTCAGAACTACAA ACGCTGTTTGGAGATCTTAGAGCAAATGAATGAAGATGACAGTGAACAGCTTGGGTTAGAGCTAAAGGAGCTGGCATTAGAGGAGGAGAGGCTGATCCAAGAGCTGGAAGACGTGGAAAAGAACCGGAAGATAGTGGCGGAAAATCTCGAGAAGGTCCAGGCTGAGGCTGAGAGGTTGGATCAGGAGGAAGCTCA GTATCAAAGGGAATACAGTGAATTTAAAAGACAACAGCTGGAACTGGATGATGAGCTGAAGAGTGTAGAAAACCAGATGCGTTATGCCCAGATGCAGCTGGACAAGCTGAAGAAAACCAACGTCTTTAATGCAACCTTCCACATTTG GCATAGTGGACAGTTTGGTACAATCAATAATTTCAGACTGGGTCGGCTGCCCAGTGTTCCTGTGGAATGGAATGAGATTAATGCTGCTTGGGGCCAGACAGTGTTGCTGCTCCACGCCCTGGCCAATAAGATGGGTCTGAAATTTCAGAG
- the AOC2 gene encoding retina-specific copper amine oxidase: MNLKVVLVFLALSLITIFALAYVLLTSRGGSSLPPRCPSVSPRAQPWTHPGQSQLFADLSREELMAVMSFLTQKLGPDLVDAAQARPSDNCIFSVELQLPPKAAALAHLDRGSPPPAREALAIVFFGRQPQPNVTELVVGPLPQPSYMRDVTVERHGGPLPYHRRPVLATESAQMWTHLKEVEFPKAPVFLASVFNYNGSTLAALHATPRGLRSGDRATWIALYHNISGVGIFLHPVGLELLLDHRALDPTHWAVQQVFYLGHYYADLGQLEWEFKAGRLDVVRVPLPLPDGASSLRSRVSPGPLPPLEFSPQGSRYSVQGHLVESFLWTFTFGHGAFSGMRIFDVRFKGERVAYEVSVQECLSVYGADSPKTMMTRYLDSSYGLGRHSRGLVRGVDCPYQSTMVDTHVLVGQGAVQLLPGAVCVFEEAQGLPLRRHHNQLQSHFYGGLAGSALVVRSVSSVGNYDYIWDFVLHPNGALEGRVYATGYINTAFLSGGEESLLFGNRVGERVLGAVHTHAFHFKLDLDVAGLKNWVVAEDVVFKPVAAPWSPEHQLQRPQLTRQVLGREDLTAFFLGSPLPRYLYLASNQTNAWGHQRGYRIQIHSPLGIHMPLDSTMERALSWGRYQLVVTRRKEEESQSSSIYYQNDIWTASAAFADFINNETLLGEDLVAWVTASFLHIPHAEDVPNTVTLGNRVGFLLRPYNFFDEDPSIFSPGSVYFEKGQDAGLCSVNHVACIPHLAACVPDLPPFSYQDL, from the exons ATGAATCTCAAGGTAGTCCTTGTGTTCCTGGCACTGTCTCTCATCACCATCTTTGCCCTGGCCTATGTCTTGCTGACCAGCCGTGGTGGCTCCAGCCTGCCTCCCCGCTGCCCCTCTGTATCCCCCCGTGCCCAGCCCTGGACACACCCTGGCCAGAGCCAGCTGTTTGCAGACCTGAGCCGAGAAGAGCTGATGGCTGTGatgagcttcctgacccagaagcTGGGGCCAGACCTGGTGGATGCAGCCCAGGCCCGACCCTCAGACAACTGCATTTTCTCAGTAGAGCTGCAGCTGCCCCCCAAGGCTGCAGCCCTGGCCCACCTGGACAGGGGGAGCCCCCCACCTGCCCGGGAGGCACTGGCCATCGTCTTCTTTGGCAGACAACCCCAACCCAATGTGACTGAACTGGTGGTGGGGCCGCTGCCCCAGCCCTCCTACATGCGGGATGTGACCGTGGAGCGTCATGGGGGCCCCCTGCCGTATCACCGACGCCCCGTGCTGGCAACCGAGTCTGCCCAGATGTGGACGCATCTGAAAGAGGTGGAGTTCCCCAAGGCCCCAGTCTTCCTGGCTTCTGTCTTCAACTACAATGGCTCCACTTTGGCGGCTCTGCATGCCACCCCTCGTGGCTTGCGCTCAGGGGACCGTGCTACCTGGATAGCCCTCTACCATAACATCTCAGGTGTCGGGATTTTTCTTCACCCCGTGGGGCTCGAGCTACTGCTGGACCATAGGGCTCTGGACCCTACCCACTGGGCTGTCCAGCAGGTTTTCTACCTCGGCCACTACTATGCAGACTTGGGTCAGTTGGAATGGGAGTTTAAGGCTGGCCGGCTGGACGTGGTTAGAGTTCCTCTACCCCTGCCAGATGGGGCCTCATCTCTCCGCTCCCGGGTCTCCCCAGGTCCTCTCCCCCCTCTTGAGTTCTCACCTCAGGGCTCCCGGTACAGCGTCCAAGGGCACCTGGTGGAGTCTTTCCTCTGGACATTTACCTTTGGCCATGGGGCATTCAGTGGCATGAGAATTTTTGATGTTCGGTTCAAGGGTGAGCGAGTGGCCTATGAAGTCAGTGTCCAGGAGTGTCTGTCTGTCTATGGTGCCGATTCGCCCAAGACCATGATGACCAGATACCTTGATAGCAGCTATGGACTTGGCCGTCACAGCCGGGGCTTGGTGCGGGGAGTAGACTGCCCCTATCAGTCTACCATGGTGGACACCCACGTGTTGGTGGGTCAAGGGGCAGTCCAGCTGCTCCCAGGGGCTGTGTGTGTATTTGAGGAGGCCCAGGGACTCCCCCTCCGAAGGCACCACAATCAGCTTCAGAGTCATTTCTATGGTGGTTTGGCTGGCTCGGCCCTCGTAGTCAGGTCTGTGTCCTCTGTAGGCAACTATGACTACATTTGGGACTTTGTATTGCACCCAAATGGGGCACTCGAAGGGCGGGTCTATGCCACGGGCTACATCAACACAGCTTTCCTGAGCGGGGGAGAGGAGAGCCTCCTCTTTGGGAACCGCGTGGGGGAGCGAGTGCTGGGGGCGGTGCACACACATGCCTTCCACTTCAAGCTGGACCTGGATGTGGCAG GGCTGAAAAACTGGGTGGTAGCTGAAGACGTGGTGTTTAAACCTGTGGCAGCCCCTTGGAGTCCGGAGCACCAACTGCAGCGCCCACAGCTGACTCGGCAGGTCCTGGGAAGGGAGGACCTGACGGCTTTTTTCTTGGGGAGCCCCCTTCCCCGCTACCTTTACTTGGCTAGCAACCAGACTAATGCCTGGGGTCATCAGCGCGGGTACCGAATCCAGATCCACAGCCCTCTTGGCATACACATGCCGCTGGACAGCACCATGGAGAGGGCCCTCAGctgggggag ATACCAGCTTGTGGTGACccggaggaaggaggaggagtcCCAGAGCAGCAGCATCTATTACCAGAATGACATCTGGACAGCCTCTGCGGCCTTTGCTGACTTCATCAACAATGAGACCCTCTTAGGAGAG GACCTGGTGGCTTGGGTTACAGCCAGCTTCCTGCACATCCCCCACGCTGAGGATGTCCCCAACACAGTGACTCTGGGGAACAGAGTTGGCTTCTTGCTCCGACCCTATAACTTCTTTGATGAGGACCCCTCCATCTTCTCCCCTGGCAGTGTCTACTTTGAGAAAGGCCAGGATGCTGGGCTCTGCAGTGTGAATCATGTGGCCTGCATTCCCCACCTGGCAGCCTGTGTCCCGGACCTGCCGCCTTTCTCTTACCAAGACTTGTAG
- the BECN1 gene encoding beclin-1 isoform X3: MEGSKTSSSTMQVSFVCQRCSQPLKLDTSFKILDRVTIQELTAPLLATAQLKPGETQEEEANSGEEPFIETRQDGVSRRFIPPASPSRPTFVLSAPVEDQHGLPLGERMMSTESANSFTLIGEASDGGTMENLSRRLKVTGDLFDIMSGQTDVDHPLCEECTDTLLDQLDTQLNVTENECQNYKRCLEILEQMNEDDSEQLGLELKELALEEERLIQELEDVEKNRKIVAENLEKVQAEAERLDQEEAQYQREYSEFKRQQLELDDELKSVENQMRYAQMQLDKLKKTNVFNATFHIWHSGQFGTINNFRLGRLPSVPVEWNEINAAWGQTVLLLHALANKMGLKFQRYRLVPYGNHSYLESLTDKSKDGCGERQN, from the exons ATGGAGGGGTCTAAGACATCCAGCAGCACCATGCAGGTGAGCTTCGTGTGTCAGCGCTGCAGCCAGCCTCTGAAACTGGACACGAGCTTCAAGATTCTGGACCGTGTCACCATCCAGGAGCTCACAG CTCCATTACTTGCCACAGCCCAGCTGAAACCAGGAGAGACCCAGGAGGAAGAGGCTAACTCAGGAGAG GAGCCATTTATTGAAACTCGCCAGGATGGTGTCTCTCGCAGATTCATCCCCCCAGCCAG TCCATCCAGGCCAACCTTCGTGCTGAGTGCCCCTGTGGAAGACCAGCATGGCCTTCCCTTGGGAGAGAG GATGATGTCCACAGAAAGTGCCAACAGCTTCACTCTGATTGGGGAGGCATCCGATGGCGGCACCATGGAGAACCTCAGCCGAAGACTAAAG GTCACTGGGGACCTTTTTGACATCATGTCAGGCCAGACAGATGTGGATCACCCCCTGTGTGAGGAATGCACAGACACTCTCCTAGACCAGCTGGACACTCAGCTCAACGTCACTGAAAATGAATGTCAGAACTACAA ACGCTGTTTGGAGATCTTAGAGCAAATGAATGAAGATGACAGTGAACAGCTTGGGTTAGAGCTAAAGGAGCTGGCATTAGAGGAGGAGAGGCTGATCCAAGAGCTGGAAGACGTGGAAAAGAACCGGAAGATAGTGGCGGAAAATCTCGAGAAGGTCCAGGCTGAGGCTGAGAGGTTGGATCAGGAGGAAGCTCA GTATCAAAGGGAATACAGTGAATTTAAAAGACAACAGCTGGAACTGGATGATGAGCTGAAGAGTGTAGAAAACCAGATGCGTTATGCCCAGATGCAGCTGGACAAGCTGAAGAAAACCAACGTCTTTAATGCAACCTTCCACATTTG GCATAGTGGACAGTTTGGTACAATCAATAATTTCAGACTGGGTCGGCTGCCCAGTGTTCCTGTGGAATGGAATGAGATTAATGCTGCTTGGGGCCAGACAGTGTTGCTGCTCCACGCCCTGGCCAATAAGATGGGTCTGAAATTTCAGAG